One region of Chryseobacterium sp. C-71 genomic DNA includes:
- a CDS encoding S9 family peptidase, whose amino-acid sequence MKVIKDQNIILSNSKTKDFLADAYYPETENKLPLVIFVHGYKGYKDWGAWDLMAEKFAEAGFFFVKFNFSHNGTTIENPHGFDDLEAFGNNNYSKELSDLDVVLNHFTIDPKVDDQKIVLIGHSRGGGISIIKTSEDIRINGLITLASVDNLERFPKDEAFENWKNEGVYYVENGRTKQQMPHFYQFYEDFANDPHRFDVERSMEMAKAHVLIVHGTSDEGVSVKNAEHLHILNPNTELFLVENGNHVFGAKEPWEEENLPEDLNKIVEKCIEFINDKIVNE is encoded by the coding sequence ATGAAAGTCATTAAAGATCAAAATATCATTCTTTCAAATTCTAAAACCAAAGATTTTCTTGCCGACGCTTATTATCCTGAAACCGAAAATAAACTTCCCTTAGTTATTTTCGTGCATGGCTACAAAGGTTACAAAGACTGGGGTGCTTGGGATTTGATGGCTGAGAAATTTGCAGAAGCTGGTTTTTTCTTTGTTAAATTTAATTTTTCTCATAACGGAACTACCATTGAAAACCCTCATGGATTTGATGATTTAGAAGCTTTTGGAAATAATAATTATTCGAAAGAGCTTTCGGATTTGGATGTAGTTTTAAATCATTTTACTATAGATCCAAAAGTGGATGATCAAAAAATCGTTTTGATCGGGCACAGTCGGGGAGGAGGAATTTCTATTATTAAAACCAGCGAAGATATTAGAATCAATGGATTAATTACGTTAGCGAGTGTCGATAATCTCGAACGCTTTCCTAAAGATGAAGCTTTTGAAAATTGGAAAAACGAAGGTGTTTATTATGTGGAAAACGGAAGAACAAAACAGCAGATGCCGCATTTTTATCAATTTTATGAAGATTTTGCTAATGATCCGCATCGCTTCGATGTAGAACGTTCCATGGAAATGGCAAAAGCTCATGTTTTGATTGTTCATGGTACTTCAGACGAAGGCGTAAGTGTGAAAAATGCTGAGCATCTTCACATTTTAAATCCTAATACCGAATTGTTTTTAGTTGAAAATGGAAATCATGTTTTCGGTGCAAAAGAACCTTGGGAAGAAGAGAATTTACCTGAAGATTTAAATAAAATTGTCGAAAAATGTATTGAATTTATCAATGATAAAATTGTGAATGAATAA
- a CDS encoding acetyl-CoA hydrolase/transferase family protein, with the protein MYNYINAEEAIYTIKSGNRVFFHGSACTPNHLIDELARQSHRLDNVEMVSITQQGNVEIAKPEYKDKFFVNSLFVSTPVRDAVNSDRGDFVPVFLSEIPILFRKNILPLDVALITVSPPDKHGFCTLGTSVDVARAAVDTAKIIVAIVNPLMPRTHGDGMLHISKIHKLVWHEEELPTVDYGAKVGPDEMLVGKNVAELIDDRSTLQMGIGTIPDAVLKCLGNHKDLGVHTEMLSDGVIDLIQNDVINNKYKGYNDNKTITSFCFGTKKLYDYVDDNTVFSFDDVSTVNFPINIMRNNKMVAINSAIEIDLTGQVCADSIGTMQYSGIGGQMDFMRGAALSEDGKPIIAITSRTKRGVSRIVPFLKQGAGVVTTRGHIHWVVTEYGSVYLYGKNLRQRAQELISIAHPDDREMLERAAYERFKH; encoded by the coding sequence ATGTATAATTATATCAATGCAGAAGAAGCTATTTATACCATCAAAAGCGGTAACCGTGTTTTCTTTCATGGAAGTGCGTGTACTCCAAATCATTTGATTGATGAGCTGGCAAGGCAATCTCACCGTCTGGATAATGTTGAGATGGTTTCCATTACCCAACAGGGAAATGTGGAAATCGCAAAACCTGAGTACAAAGACAAATTTTTTGTGAATTCACTTTTTGTTTCTACGCCGGTGCGTGATGCAGTCAATTCTGACCGCGGAGATTTTGTTCCGGTTTTTTTAAGTGAAATTCCAATTTTATTCAGAAAGAATATTTTGCCGTTGGATGTTGCTTTGATTACGGTTTCGCCGCCCGACAAACATGGTTTCTGTACATTGGGAACTTCCGTAGATGTTGCGAGAGCAGCCGTCGACACTGCAAAAATTATCGTAGCGATTGTAAATCCTCTGATGCCAAGAACACACGGCGACGGAATGCTTCACATCAGTAAAATCCATAAATTGGTTTGGCATGAGGAAGAACTTCCTACAGTGGATTACGGCGCGAAAGTAGGACCTGATGAAATGCTGGTCGGAAAAAATGTTGCAGAACTTATCGACGACAGATCAACTCTACAAATGGGTATCGGAACCATTCCTGATGCGGTTTTAAAATGTTTGGGAAACCACAAAGATTTGGGTGTTCATACTGAAATGCTGAGTGACGGAGTGATTGATTTGATTCAAAACGACGTCATTAATAATAAATACAAAGGCTATAACGACAATAAAACCATTACAAGTTTTTGTTTTGGAACAAAAAAATTATACGATTATGTTGATGATAACACCGTTTTCTCTTTTGATGACGTAAGCACAGTAAATTTCCCAATCAATATCATGAGAAATAATAAAATGGTAGCGATTAATTCAGCTATTGAAATAGATTTAACCGGACAAGTCTGTGCAGATTCTATCGGAACTATGCAATACAGCGGAATCGGCGGACAAATGGATTTCATGAGAGGAGCAGCTTTAAGCGAAGACGGAAAACCAATTATCGCCATCACTTCTAGAACGAAAAGAGGCGTTTCCAGAATTGTTCCATTCCTGAAACAGGGAGCCGGAGTTGTGACGACAAGAGGTCATATTCATTGGGTAGTTACAGAATATGGAAGTGTTTATTTGTACGGTAAAAATCTTAGACAGAGAGCCCAGGAATTGATCAGTATTGCACATCCTGATGACAGAGAAATGCTGGAAAGAGCTGCCTATGAAAGATTTAAACATTAA
- a CDS encoding flavin reductase family protein, with amino-acid sequence MKTIIPSEISSVQLQTIMQTAVSPRPIALASTVDKEGNSNLSPFSFFNMFSTVPPILIFSPSRRVRDNTTKHTLENVLEVSEVVIGTVNFPIVQQISLASTEYGDGVNEFIKSGLTMKDADLVKPKLIEECPVNFECKVLEIKSLGDQGGAGNLVICEVKKIHIREEYLNEEGNLDQAKLDMVARLGGNWYSKNNEHNLFEVPKPLVTKGIGFDLLPDAIKYSKVFTGNDLGMLANVEVLPSENCHEDENIHMEAQKLLLESKIDEAWKILVK; translated from the coding sequence ATGAAAACAATCATCCCATCAGAAATATCGTCAGTTCAACTACAGACAATAATGCAGACCGCCGTTTCACCACGACCGATTGCATTGGCATCTACAGTTGACAAAGAAGGAAACAGCAATTTATCGCCGTTTAGCTTTTTCAATATGTTTAGCACCGTTCCTCCGATTTTGATTTTTTCACCATCGAGAAGAGTTCGGGATAATACCACGAAACATACTTTAGAAAATGTTCTAGAAGTATCAGAAGTGGTTATCGGAACAGTAAATTTCCCAATCGTACAGCAGATTTCTTTAGCATCGACAGAATACGGAGATGGCGTCAATGAGTTCATCAAATCTGGTTTGACGATGAAAGATGCTGATTTGGTGAAACCTAAATTAATTGAAGAATGTCCCGTAAATTTTGAGTGCAAGGTTTTAGAAATAAAATCTTTAGGAGATCAGGGCGGTGCAGGAAATTTGGTTATTTGTGAAGTTAAAAAAATTCACATCAGAGAAGAATATCTGAACGAAGAAGGAAATTTAGATCAGGCAAAATTAGACATGGTTGCTCGTCTCGGAGGAAATTGGTATTCGAAAAATAATGAACACAACTTATTTGAAGTTCCGAAACCTTTAGTAACAAAAGGAATTGGTTTTGATCTTCTTCCCGATGCTATAAAATACAGTAAAGTCTTTACAGGAAACGATTTGGGAATGCTAGCCAACGTGGAAGTCTTGCCTTCAGAAAATTGTCATGAGGATGAAAATATCCATATGGAAGCACAAAAACTTTTGCTGGAAAGTAAGATTGATGAGGCTTGGAAAATTTTAGTGAAATAA
- a CDS encoding HipA family kinase: MLDLRTVTVQRYILPLREGGSLPALAEADDDFKYVLKFRGAGHGVKMLISELLGGKITEALGLQIPELVFANLDVDFGRTEADEEIQDLLKNSEGLNLGLHYLSESIAFDSSIKVDPLLASKIVWLDAFITNIDRTFKNTNLLMWHKELWVIDNGASFYFHHSWQNFDTAAKTPFKYVKDHVLLPQATKIDEAEKFAHEVLNENLFREIVNLIPQDWLHWDDAEESPDEIREVYFNFLKTRLENSQIFVNEAKNARG; encoded by the coding sequence ATGTTGGATTTAAGAACGGTTACCGTACAGCGCTATATTCTTCCGCTTCGGGAGGGTGGCTCGCTCCCTGCTTTGGCAGAGGCTGATGATGATTTTAAATATGTCTTAAAATTCCGTGGTGCAGGACATGGCGTAAAAATGCTGATATCTGAGTTGCTTGGCGGAAAAATCACAGAAGCTTTAGGTCTACAAATTCCTGAACTGGTTTTTGCAAATCTTGATGTCGATTTCGGAAGAACGGAAGCGGACGAAGAAATTCAGGATTTACTGAAAAACTCAGAAGGATTAAATTTAGGTTTACATTATCTTTCAGAATCGATTGCTTTTGATTCAAGTATTAAAGTTGATCCGCTTTTGGCTTCAAAAATTGTATGGCTGGATGCATTTATTACCAATATCGACCGTACTTTTAAGAATACCAATCTTTTGATGTGGCATAAGGAACTTTGGGTAATTGATAATGGTGCATCGTTTTACTTCCATCACTCGTGGCAGAATTTTGATACCGCAGCAAAAACTCCGTTTAAATATGTAAAAGATCATGTCTTGCTTCCACAAGCAACAAAAATAGATGAAGCTGAAAAGTTTGCGCATGAAGTTTTAAATGAAAATCTTTTCAGAGAGATTGTTAATCTAATTCCGCAAGATTGGCTGCATTGGGACGATGCTGAAGAAAGTCCGGATGAAATACGTGAAGTCTATTTCAACTTCCTGAAAACACGCTTAGAAAATTCTCAAATCTTTGTAAACGAAGCCAAAAATGCAAGAGGATAA
- a CDS encoding GxxExxY protein, giving the protein MITQKLINDISYKIVGACIEVHKLAGPGLYEEVYHQCLEKEFNLVGLKYKSELEIPFLYKDEKVNCKLKCDFLIEDLIVLELKSVSEIHPIHKAQTMNYMNLLKAPRSILVNFNVINLYHEGYESFASKLFKELPKG; this is encoded by the coding sequence ATGATTACACAAAAACTCATCAATGACATTTCATATAAGATTGTTGGAGCCTGTATTGAAGTTCATAAATTGGCAGGTCCCGGCTTGTATGAAGAAGTATATCATCAATGTTTAGAAAAAGAATTTAATTTAGTAGGTTTAAAATACAAAAGTGAACTTGAAATACCATTTTTATACAAGGATGAGAAAGTAAATTGTAAATTGAAATGTGATTTTTTAATTGAAGATTTAATTGTTTTAGAATTAAAATCGGTTTCAGAGATTCATCCAATTCATAAAGCACAGACGATGAATTACATGAATTTACTCAAAGCACCAAGATCAATTTTAGTAAACTTCAATGTAATAAATCTTTATCATGAAGGTTATGAATCTTTTGCCTCAAAACTATTTAAAGAACTTCCGAAAGGATGA
- a CDS encoding homogentisate 1,2-dioxygenase, producing MRYHHSGNIPPKRHTIFKSPEDKFYYEQLFGTEGFHGISSLLYHVHRPTQIKSIGEAKDVTPKIAVDKNVTPRMFKGMNVTPEDDFLDSRKFLLVNNDLKMGLAKPRKSMDYFYKNAECDELLFVHEGSGILKTFVGNLEFSVGDYLIIPRGTIYQVELQSENTVFFVVESHSPIYTPKRYRNEFGQLLEHSPFCERDIIAPTFVEPKDEKGEFLIKVKKENQITDFIYATHPFDVVGWDGYFYPYKFNIKNFEPITGRIHQPPPIHQTFEAHNFVVCSFCARMYDYHPLAIPAPYNHSNIDSDEVLFYTEGDFMSRNHIDLMDFTLHPGGIVHGPHPGAMERSIGKKFTEEYAVMVDPFRPLKITEEAMKVEDPSYKTSWLESEDHSLEDRSQE from the coding sequence ATGAGATATCATCATTCGGGAAATATCCCACCAAAAAGGCATACGATTTTTAAATCACCGGAAGACAAGTTCTATTATGAGCAACTGTTTGGTACAGAAGGCTTTCACGGCATTTCTTCTTTACTGTATCATGTTCACAGACCCACGCAAATCAAATCAATTGGCGAAGCAAAAGATGTGACTCCAAAGATCGCGGTTGACAAAAACGTGACACCGAGAATGTTTAAAGGAATGAATGTGACGCCTGAAGATGACTTTTTGGACAGCCGGAAGTTTCTTTTGGTGAACAATGACCTGAAAATGGGATTGGCAAAACCAAGAAAATCGATGGATTATTTCTACAAAAATGCCGAATGTGACGAGCTTCTTTTCGTACACGAAGGAAGTGGAATTTTAAAAACTTTTGTCGGAAATCTTGAATTTTCTGTTGGGGATTATCTGATTATTCCGAGAGGAACGATTTATCAGGTTGAATTACAATCTGAAAACACTGTATTTTTTGTGGTGGAAAGTCATTCGCCGATTTACACTCCGAAGCGCTACAGAAATGAATTCGGGCAGCTTTTGGAACATTCCCCATTCTGCGAAAGAGACATTATCGCACCCACTTTTGTAGAACCAAAAGACGAAAAAGGAGAATTTTTAATAAAAGTAAAAAAAGAAAATCAGATTACAGATTTCATCTACGCAACGCATCCATTCGATGTTGTGGGTTGGGATGGTTATTTTTATCCGTATAAATTTAATATCAAAAATTTCGAACCAATTACAGGGAGAATTCACCAACCGCCACCAATTCACCAAACTTTTGAAGCACACAATTTTGTAGTTTGTTCGTTCTGCGCAAGAATGTATGATTACCATCCGTTGGCAATTCCTGCACCTTACAATCATTCAAATATCGATTCGGATGAAGTTTTATTTTACACAGAAGGTGATTTCATGAGCAGAAACCATATTGATTTAATGGATTTCACGTTGCACCCAGGCGGAATCGTTCACGGCCCTCATCCAGGAGCAATGGAAAGAAGCATCGGGAAAAAATTCACTGAAGAATATGCTGTTATGGTTGACCCGTTCAGACCCTTAAAAATTACTGAGGAAGCGATGAAAGTGGAAGATCCGTCTTATAAAACTTCTTGGCTGGAAAGCGAGGATCATAGTTTGGAGGATCGTTCACAGGAATAA
- a CDS encoding DUF3037 domain-containing protein, whose amino-acid sequence MQEDKIYEYAVIRLVPKVEREEFFNIGLVMFSKREKFIKVEFYLCPDKFKLIKSKLDYDDIIKNLESFKNIAEGKKDGGPIASLDIPDRFRWLTAVRSAVVQTSRPHPGKSKDLEKTFGKLFEELVK is encoded by the coding sequence ATGCAAGAGGATAAAATATACGAATACGCCGTTATACGCCTGGTGCCAAAGGTTGAAAGAGAAGAATTTTTCAATATAGGATTGGTGATGTTTTCGAAAAGAGAGAAATTCATTAAAGTTGAGTTTTATCTCTGTCCGGATAAATTTAAGCTGATCAAAAGCAAGCTTGATTACGACGACATCATCAAGAATCTCGAAAGTTTTAAAAATATTGCTGAAGGAAAAAAGGATGGTGGTCCAATTGCAAGTCTTGACATTCCCGACAGATTCCGCTGGCTGACTGCCGTTAGAAGTGCTGTGGTACAAACTTCCAGACCTCATCCAGGAAAATCTAAAGACCTTGAAAAAACTTTTGGTAAACTTTTTGAGGAGTTAGTAAAATAA
- the fahA gene encoding fumarylacetoacetase — MKSFVEYNSNSDFSIHNIPFGVAVFNKEFIACCTRIGDQVVDLALLYDLSYFEEIAGLDDNVFEAYTLNEFIELGKPVTNAVRLRIQELLQEGSILSKDEKTIEDAFYDLDQVKMIMPIHIPNYTDFYSSIEHATNVGKMFRDPANALLPNWKHLPVGYHGRASSIVVSGTEINRPKGQMKPADADKPVFGPCKQLDFELEMAFIINQNTEMGESVSTKDAENAIFGMVVFNDWSARDIQSWEYVPLGPFLAKNFGSSISPWVVTLEALEPFRTTSPKQDPEVLDYLKFEGDKNYDINLEVYIQPENGEENLISESNYKYMYWNMTQQLAHHTVNGCNLEVGDIYASGTISGSDPKSFGSMLELTWRGQNPITLSNGQERKFIEDNDTVTMKAWAEKDGVRVGFGEVSGKIIPTK; from the coding sequence ATGAAATCATTTGTAGAGTATAATTCAAATTCAGACTTTTCAATACATAATATCCCTTTCGGAGTTGCAGTATTCAACAAAGAATTTATCGCTTGTTGTACAAGAATCGGCGATCAGGTTGTTGATCTTGCCCTTTTATACGATCTTTCGTATTTTGAAGAAATCGCAGGTTTAGACGACAACGTTTTCGAAGCATATACTTTAAATGAATTCATCGAATTAGGAAAACCTGTGACCAACGCTGTTCGTTTGAGAATTCAGGAATTATTGCAGGAAGGTTCGATTTTATCTAAGGATGAAAAAACCATTGAAGATGCATTCTACGATTTGGATCAGGTAAAAATGATCATGCCGATTCATATTCCAAACTACACAGACTTTTACAGCAGCATCGAGCACGCAACCAATGTAGGAAAAATGTTCAGAGATCCAGCAAACGCATTGCTACCTAACTGGAAGCATTTACCTGTAGGCTATCACGGTAGAGCTTCATCAATCGTCGTTTCAGGAACTGAGATTAACCGCCCAAAAGGCCAGATGAAACCTGCTGATGCTGACAAACCCGTTTTCGGACCTTGCAAACAATTGGATTTTGAATTGGAAATGGCTTTCATCATCAACCAAAATACCGAAATGGGAGAAAGCGTATCTACAAAAGATGCAGAAAATGCAATCTTCGGAATGGTTGTTTTCAATGACTGGTCTGCAAGAGATATTCAATCTTGGGAATATGTTCCATTGGGTCCATTTTTGGCTAAAAATTTCGGTTCTTCAATTTCTCCTTGGGTCGTAACACTAGAAGCTTTGGAACCATTCAGAACCACTTCTCCAAAGCAAGATCCAGAAGTTTTGGATTATTTAAAATTTGAAGGAGATAAAAATTACGATATTAATCTTGAAGTATATATCCAGCCAGAAAACGGCGAAGAAAACCTGATCTCAGAAAGCAATTACAAATACATGTATTGGAACATGACGCAACAATTGGCTCATCATACGGTAAATGGTTGCAATCTGGAAGTTGGTGACATTTATGCAAGTGGAACCATCTCAGGAAGCGACCCAAAATCTTTCGGTTCTATGCTTGAATTGACCTGGAGAGGACAAAACCCAATAACATTAAGCAATGGACAGGAAAGAAAATTCATTGAAGATAATGATACTGTGACCATGAAAGCCTGGGCTGAAAAAGACGGTGTGAGAGTTGGTTTCGGGGAAGTTTCTGGTAAAATTATTCCAACTAAATAG
- the hppD gene encoding 4-hydroxyphenylpyruvate dioxygenase, whose amino-acid sequence MSTLTFAEKIAQAENFLPINGTDYIEFYVGNAKQAAHYYKTAFGFQSVAYAGPETGVRDRASYVLQQGKIRLILTTGLKSDSPVSEHVKKHGDGVKILALWVDDAYSAFEETTKRGGKPYLEPVTLTDEHGEVKMSGIYTYGETVHMFIERKNYTGSFMPGYQKWESDYKPEEAGLLYVDHCVGNVGWDRMIPTVEWYEKVMGFVNILSFDDKQINTEYSALMSKVMSNGNGFAKFPINEPAEGKKKSQVEEYLDFYEGEGVQHIAVATKDIIHTVTELKKRGVEFLSAPPEAYYNMVPERVGHIDEDLKKLQDLGILIDHDEEGYLLQIFTKPVEDRPTLFFEIIERHGAQSFGAGNFKALFEALEKEQEKRGNL is encoded by the coding sequence ATGTCAACACTTACATTTGCCGAAAAAATTGCTCAAGCTGAGAATTTCTTGCCAATAAATGGTACAGATTACATTGAGTTTTATGTAGGAAACGCTAAACAGGCCGCTCATTATTACAAGACTGCATTTGGTTTTCAGTCAGTTGCTTACGCAGGTCCTGAAACGGGAGTAAGAGATCGTGCATCTTATGTTCTTCAGCAGGGGAAAATCAGATTAATCCTTACCACAGGTCTAAAATCTGACTCGCCAGTTAGCGAACACGTAAAAAAACACGGCGATGGAGTGAAAATCTTAGCACTTTGGGTAGACGATGCCTATTCTGCATTTGAAGAAACTACAAAAAGAGGAGGAAAACCTTATTTGGAGCCAGTAACGTTGACAGATGAGCACGGTGAAGTAAAAATGTCCGGAATTTACACGTACGGAGAAACTGTTCACATGTTTATCGAAAGAAAAAACTATACAGGATCTTTCATGCCTGGTTATCAAAAATGGGAAAGCGATTACAAACCTGAAGAAGCAGGATTATTATATGTTGACCATTGTGTAGGAAACGTAGGCTGGGACAGAATGATCCCAACTGTTGAGTGGTACGAAAAAGTGATGGGATTTGTGAACATTCTTTCATTTGATGACAAGCAGATCAACACAGAATATTCTGCATTGATGTCTAAAGTAATGTCAAACGGAAACGGTTTTGCAAAGTTCCCAATCAATGAGCCGGCAGAAGGAAAGAAAAAATCTCAGGTTGAAGAATATCTTGATTTCTATGAAGGAGAAGGTGTACAACACATTGCAGTTGCAACAAAAGACATTATCCACACGGTTACTGAGCTTAAGAAGAGGGGCGTAGAATTCCTTTCTGCTCCACCAGAAGCATATTATAACATGGTTCCTGAGAGAGTTGGTCACATTGACGAAGACTTGAAAAAACTTCAGGATTTAGGTATTTTAATTGACCATGACGAAGAGGGTTATTTATTACAAATCTTCACCAAACCTGTAGAAGACCGCCCTACGCTTTTCTTTGAAATCATTGAAAGACACGGTGCACAAAGCTTTGGTGCAGGTAACTTCAAAGCACTTTTCGAAGCTTTAGAAAAAGAGCAGGAAAAAAGAGGTAATCTTTAA